CTACTACGACTTCCAGGTGTCCCGGCCCAGCGTCAAGCTGGTCGACGGGGTGACCCGGGAGGTCTCCTGGCCCACCACGAGACTCTCGGTATGCCGACCGCCGGGCTGCAGCAGGGACGTGGTGCTGATTCACGGCATCGAACCGAACATGCGCTGGGGGGCGTTCTGCTCCGAACTGCTGGCCCACATCGAACGGGCGGGGGCCAGCACGGTGGTCAGCCTCGGAGCGCTGCTGGCAGACGCACCGCACACCCGGCCGATTCCGGTGACCGGCACCGCCTACGACGCCGAGTCCGCGAGCCGGTTCGGGCTGGAACGCTCCCGCTACGAGGGCCCCACCGGCATCCTGGGCATCTTCCAGGACGCGTGCGTGCAAGCGGGCATCCCGGCGATCTCGTTCTGGGCCGCCGTGCCGCACTACGTTTCGCAACCCCCCTCACCCAAGGCCACGCTGGCGCTGCTGCACCGGGTCGAGGAGGTGCTCGACCTGGAGGTTCCGCTCAACAACCTGCCCGAGCAGGCCGAGGAGTGGGAGAACACCGTCAGCGAGATGGCCGAGGAGGACGAGGACGTCCGGAACTACGTGCGTGCGCTGGAGGAGCGCGGCGACGCCGAGAACTCGCTGAGCGAGACCAGCGGTGAGGCGATCGCGGCCGAGTTCGAGCGCTACCTGCGCCGCCGGGGCCCCGGGGGGCCGGGCGGCGCGGGGGGACGCGGCAAGGGTCCCACCGGGCCGGGCAAGAGCTGAGCCGCCGCCCACCTGCCGGGCCCCGCCCGCACCGGGGGCTACCTCGGGCACCGACCGAGGCGCGGGCCCGAGGGCGTACTCCGGTTCCGTCGTGTCCCGGGGCCGGCCCCTGAGGAGCCGGCCCCGGGGGCTCCGGCTACGCACCCGGCATCCGGGTGTCCGTCAGCCGTCGACCTCGCGCAGGTACTGCTCGGCCAGCTCCGGATCGAGGAACCAGTTGCCGAAGTCGGCCGGGTTGTCGAACCCGTTGACGAAGCGCTTGCGGATGCTCGCGTTGTCGGCCGCTCGGGAGAAGATGTCGAGCATGTGCGGTAGCGGTGGCTGCAACATCGCGTTGGTCCAGGTCGTCACCGGCTCCGCGATGGACCAGTAACGTTCGAAGGTCCGCCGCATCCAGTCGCTGTCGAAGGGTTCGTCACCCCGTTCCAGGATGCTGTCCAGGTAGGAGGCGGCGCACCTGCTCGCGTTGTTGGACCCCTGGCCGGTGATGGGGTCGTTGGCCACCACGACGTCGGCCATGCCGAGCACCGTCCCACCCGAGGGCAGTTGACCGACGGGGTGGCGCACCACCGGCGCGTAACCGCCGGAGAGGGTCGCCTGCGAGTCGGTGAGCTCGGCGTGCTTGAAGCGCTCGTACTCCCAGGGGACGTACTGCCGCATCAGCTCCAGCATCCGCCGCCAGTGGTCGTCGGGAGCGGGCCTGTCGGACCAGCAGTCGAGCGGACCGCCGGGTATGCCCTCGAAGAACGGGATCTCGCACGGCCCGCTCAGCGTCAGTCCGGGGATCACGAACAGCTCACCGACGCCGGGGACCACGTTGAACCGCACCGCGTCCATGTCCGGGTGCTCCGGTCGGCGCTCCGCGCCGTGCACATAGCTGACCGACAGCACTCGCTGCGGCGTGTTGTAGGGCGAGCGGTCGGGGTCACGGCCGAACAGCTGTACGAGTTCACCCTTGCCCGCCGCGACGAGCACCAGCTCGTAGTGCCGGGTCAGCGAGTCGAGGTCCGAAGTGGTCACCCCGTGGAAGATGACCTTGCCACCGTTGTCCTCGAACAGTTCCAGCCAACCCGCCATCTTCATGCGCTGGTCCACGGACTGCCCGTAGTCGTCCAGCATCCCCACCCAGTCCAGCGCCCTGGCGCCGTCCTCGGCCGCGATGGAAACGCCCAGCCCCTGGATGCGGGGCGCCCGCCCCTCCCAGAGGTTGAGCTTGTAGTCCCGCTCGTGCTGTAACGCGGTGTGGAACATGGCCTGGGTGGACATGACGCGGCCACCGCGGATCTCCTCCGGCGTCCGCGCGGACATGACCGTGACGTCATAGCCGTGTTCCAGCAGGCACAACCCGATCTGCAGGCCAGCCTGCCCGGCCCCGACTATGAGGATCTTGCGCATCGAACCCTTCCTTTCACCTGACGACATCCGTCCGTCGCGGGACACGGCGACGGATCATGCGGCGCCGTGCGTCACGTTCAGCCGCATCGTGTGGGTAACCAGCGCCCGCAAGGCATCCACAGTGGACACTGAATCACGTGCGTCGCAGGTGATCAACGGGACGTCCGGGCCGACCGCGAGCGCTTCGCGGATCTCCTCCAACTCGTGGGTCAGCCTCCCGTCGAAGAGGTTGACCGCCACCACGAACGGGATGTCCGAGTCGTGCTCGAAATAGTTGATCGCGGCGAACGACTCCTCTATCCGTCTGGTGTCCACCAGCACCACCGCGCCCAACGCCCCTCTCGCGAGGTCGTCCCAGAGGAACCAGAAACGGGACTGCCCGGGCGTGCCGAACAGGTAGAGCATGAGGTCCGGATGCAGCTGAATGCGCCCGAAGTCCATCGCCACCGTGGTGGTGGTCTTCTCCCCTTCGGGATCGAGATCGTCCACGCCCTCGCTGGCCTCGGTCATCCACGCCTCGGTATTCAGGGGGGCGATCTCGGACACCGACGATACGAACGTGGTCTTACCGACTCCGAATCCGCCCGCGACCACGATCTTCGCCGAAAGCATCAGCTCGGCGTGGTCACGCGGAGAGCTTGTTGAGGCCATCGAGAATCCTCTCGAGGATATTGTGATCGTAACTGTAAGCCTGTCCGGTGGGGTGAATGACGATCGCCCCCTCCGTCGCGAGATCGCTGACCAGCACCCGGATCACACCGAGCGAGATGTCCAGTGAGGCCGAGAGTTCGGCCAGCGATATCGGACTCCGGGCGCGCTCGTAAACCGCCCTGGATTCGGGAAGCAGTTTCTGGGAGAACTCGGTGTCGTAGTCCGGCACCGAGATCATCGTCTCGACGAGGAGCTGGTGCCTGGTCCGGGTCCGTCCGTGCGTGAGCGCGTAGGGCCGCACCCGGCTGCTGCGGCTCTCCCGCTGAGTCTGTGAGTTTGTGACCATGGGGATTTCCTTCAACCGATCAGTCGCTCGGCCGCCGCGCCGTTACCACACGCCTTAAGTCGGCACGGACCTCCGGAGTCAACGCGTGCCCGGTGTTCTCCACGAACTGGGTCATCTCGTAGGCGACCACCCGCATCTGCGCCTCGGCCGAGGTCAGCACGGCGAGCCCCGCGCCGGTGCCGATGCCCATGAACAGGAAGTACCCGTGGCGCAGCCGGAGGATGATCTGTTCACAACCACCCTTGTCGAACAGCGCGGAACCGTTGTGCGCCAGGCTGAGCATGCCGCTGGAGATGGCGGCGAGCTGTTCGGCCTCGTCGTTGGTGACCGAGGTCGAAGCCGCCAGCGGCAGACCGTCCGCCGACAGGATCAACGCGTGGGTGGCTCCGTGCACCCGGTGCACGAAATCATCGACCAACCAGTCGAAGTTCGCGGACTGAGCATTGTTTTCTGCAGCCGTCACTGCTGTGGCCTCTCGGCATCGTCGTTGTCGTTGTGCTGTCCCTGCCGGGCTTCCCGCTCGCCCGCTGTGAAATCTCCCAGGTCAGCGAGCAGTTGCTGATGGCTTTCGCGAATGTCGCGCTCCGTGCCGTCGTCATCGGACGCCGAAGCGGCCACGGCCTGCCCGCGCCCGCCGCTCGCCGACTCCTTCAGACTCCGCGAAACCCTGCGCGGCAACCCGTTGGCCGTGGTGGCGGGCTGCTGCTGGTTCCGCTGCGCCGCCGCCTGATCCTCCGAGGGCCAAACGGGTTCAGCGGCCACCGAGGGAGTGTCCATCCGAACCTCCGTACCGCTGGGTCGGTGCTCCACACCGGCACTCGTGGACGCCTCCCCGGATCCCGGGGAGGAACGCATGTCCGGGATCGCCGGTTCCGCCACGGCGGAGCGCCGCTGACTCCCACCACGCGGCGAGACGCTCTGGTGCACCAGGGAGTCCGGCAACAGCACCGAGGCCGTCGTCCCGTGCGGTGCACGGCGAGCCAGCCAAACCCGGATACCGTGCCGGGAGGAGAGCCTGCGCACCACGGCCAGTCCCATGTGCCGCACCGCGTCCCGGTCGAGCACCGGCGCACTCGCGAGCCGCTCGTTGAGCGCGGAGAGCCTGGCCGCGGGGAGTCCGATCCCGGCGTCCTCGACACGCACCATCATGCTGCCCTGCTCGGTCAGGTGCGCGCTGATGCTCACGGACGAGTTCGGCGGGGAGTGCGCCGTGGCGTTGTCCAGGAGTTCGGCCAGCAACCGGCTGACGTCGTCGGCGGCGAAGCCGACCACGCCGAGTTCCGAAACCCTGCCGATCTCCACCCTGCTGTAGTGCTCGATCGAGGACATGCCCGCACGGATCACGTCCACGAGGGAGGCCGTCTCGGGGTTCGCACCACCAGCGTCCCGGCCGGCGAGCACACGGAGGTTCTCACCGTTGCGCCGCAGCCGGGTGGCCAGGTGGTCGAGCCGGTAGAGACGGTCCAACGACTCCGGGTCGTCCTCCTCGGACTCCATCTGTTCGAGCTGTTCGAGCAACGAGTCCACGAGGTTCAAATCGCGCAGGGCCACACTGGAGCAGACTCCGGCCAGCACGTCCTGCGAACTCGGCTCACGCGACGACGCGGGGCCGATGATCTGGGCCACGGTGTCGCGGGAACGTTGCAGCAGCTGTCTGGTGGAGCCCTCCAACCGCTGTCTGGCCGCGCCGTCCCGTAACGATCTGCGCGAGCGCTCGAGCATGTCCCATACCCGACTCACCATCCCACCTCGCAACCAAAGCGCCTATTACCGATCCGGGCTTCGTGCGGACTCGTGTCACGAGATCCAATCAGACCGGTCGGCGGAAGTCTACGTGGCGTTCACATTGACCGTCCGGGGTGGCCGGTGGTTGTCGCATATTACCGAAAAATCGACACCGAAGCGCATTTTCCCAGCTCACTGAAACAAAAGCACGAACGGGAGCACCCCGCCGCGCCCTCCCCCACCAGGACGTAAAACTCTCGTGAGCCCGGCCGAAACACCACGCAGCACCACACGTGGCGACTCCCACCCGGAACGCGAAAGCGGGCCGGGCCACGGAAACAGCCGGAAACGTGTCGGACACACCGAAGTCGACTACAGCGGAATGGCGCGGAAAGCGACGCGCCACGAGCTCGAACACCGGCATTCGTATTTCCCGGGAAAGGGAGAATGGGCGAACATATAGCGCGGCGGAACCACTCGGCCGAAAACCGAACCGACCCGCTCATCACGTTCCGGTCGGCTCGGCACGGCGGAATTCCCGATCGTGATGTCCGGGGCGGTGACCCGTCTGGAGGGGCCACCGCCCGTGCTGCCCACCGGTCTGCCTGAACCCGCGCGACGGGCGGGTTGCCTACAGGACCACACCCAGCAGGGCGTCCACCGCGTCGCGGACCGTCGCGGGAGCGCTCGTGTCCTCCCCGCTGCCGCACAGTGCCTCGTCGACCCAGGCGTCCACGGCTCGCAGCGCCCCCTCCGTGTCGAGGTCGTCGCTGAGCCGTTCCCGCAGCAGGTCGAGCGTCGATTCGGCGGCGGGTCCCTTGGACAGCTCCACCGCCTGCCGCCAGCGAGCCAGCCGGGCGGCACCGTTGGTGAGCAGGTCCGCGTTCCAGGAACGGTCGGAGCGGTAGTGCCCGCTCAGCAGCGCCAACCGGATGGCCATCGGATCCACCCGGTCACCGCGCAGCCGGGAGACGAACACGAGGTTTCCCTTGGACTTGGACATCTTCTGCCCGTCGAGTCCGACCATGCCCGCGTGCGAGTAGTGACCGGCGAAGGGGTGCTGACCGGTCAGCGCCTCCGCGTGAGCGGCGCTGAACTCGTGATGCGGGAAAGCCAGGTCCGACCCCCCGCCCTGCAGGTCGAACCCGATCCCGAGGCGGTTGAGCGCGATGACCGAGCACTCCAGGTGCCAGCCGGGACGCCCCGCGCCGAGCTCCGACTCCCAGGAGGGTTCGTCGGGGCGCGCCATCCGCCACAGCAACGCGTCGAGCGGGTGTTCCTTGCCGGGCCGATCCGGGTCACCACCGCGCTCCGGGAAGACCTCGGCCATCTCGCCCCTGCTGTAACGCGACTCGTAGCCGAGCCTGCCGGTGGCGTCGTGCCGGAAGTAGACGTCCGGGAACTCGTGGTCGACCCGGTAGGCCGCCCCGGATGAAAGCAGCTTGGTCACCGCCTGCTCGATCTCCGGGATGGATTCCACCGCCCCGATGAAGTCCCGAGGAGGCAGCACCCGCAGGGCGGCCATGTCCTCGCGGAACAGGGCGGTCTCGCGCATCCCCAGCACGACCCAGTCCTCGTTGTCGTGCGCGGCACGCTCCAGCAGCGGATCGTCGATGTCGGTGACGTTCTGCACGTAGTGCACGTCGCTGCCGTTGTCCAACCAGATGCGGTGCACCAGGTCATAAGCGACGTATGTGGCGGCGTGCCCGAGGTGGGTAGCGTCGTAGGGGGTGATGCCGCAGACGTACATCCGCACCCGAGAACCGGCACCGACCGGTCTGACTTCACCGGTGGCGGTGTCGAACAGTCGCAACGGATGCGGAGTGCCGGGCAGACTGGGCACGGAAACCGACGACCAGGGTTGCATGGGTCCGACCCTAGCCGCCACGGTTGAGTGACCCGTGGCGGGCCGGAGCTTCCCACCGGCGCGAGAAACGGGCCCGGGCTCGCCGGAGCGGCGACCGCTGGGGAGGGCCCAGCGGTGCGCCGCGGGCCGTGATGTCGGTCTCAGGAGCGCAGCGTTCGCGTCTCCCCGACGGCCATGTCCCACAGCCGCTCCGGGAGGCCACCGGCCCCGAACCAGGCCGCGCGCAACCGTTCCAGGGGTTGCAGCACCGGTTCCCTGGTCAGCGGGAAGGTCGCCCAGTGCATGCTCGCCAACCGGCTCGCCCCCAGATCCAGGGCGGCCGCCACGGCGTCCTCCGGGGTGAGGTGCACCGGCCGCATCACCCCGATGGGGTGGTAGGCGCCGATGGGCAGCATGGCCACGTCGATGCCCGGGTACGCCCGCCCGATCCGCTCGAAGTGCCGACCGTAGCCCGTGTCCCCCGCGTGGTAGAACCTGAGCCCGTTGGGGGCCGTCACGAGCCAACCACCCCACAGGCTGCGGCAGAAGTCGGCCGGGCCACGGCGACTCCAGTGCCGGGCGGGCACGAAGTCGAACCGCAGCGCCCCGATCCGCGCCGACTCCCACCAGTCGAACTCGGTGACGGCGGTGAAGCCCCGCGCGGTGAACCAGCTGCCGAGCCCGAGCGGCACGAGCACGGTCACATCGCGTGGGAAGCGCTCGATCGTCGGCGCGTCCAGGTGGTCGTAGTGGTCGTGGCTGATCAGAACCACGTCCACCGGGGGCAGCCGCGCGAACTCCAGTCCCGGCTCGCTCAGTCGGCGCGGTACGCCCGGAATCCGCCTCGACCACACCGGATCGGTCACCACCCCCGTCCCTGCCACGCGCAGCAGGTACGTCGCATGCCCGATCCAGGTCAGCGCCGCCTGTCGGGGGCCGATCGCGGGCAGCGGGGCGTGGCTCACAGGCACGAGCAGGGGGTCGAGTTCGCTCCGGCGTGGCACCTCGTCGGTCCACATGAAGCGCAGCACGTCACCGAACCGCGGCAGCGGCCCCACCAGTCTGTCGGTGAACGTGGTACCGCGCGGAAACCGGATCGCCATCCCCACCACCCCTGATCGAAAACCTCGGCAAGCGAATGGTCCTGTCGGGAGAACACCAGCGGGAGAACACCAGCCTGCCACGGGGCACACCCCGTTCGTAGCGGCCCGACGGGTGACGCGGCGTGGCACCGCTTCCAGGGCCGGCACCAGCCGGACGAGTCGTTCAGCGGGAAGTTCCCTCGGGGGTCGCGGATTCGGGACCACGGTGCCGCGCGGACCTCCGGGTGCGACGGCGCGGAACCGAAAGCCGCTCGTCGGACCGGGCGAAACGCCCCGTCAGAACGGAGGCCAGGGAATGGCCGGCCACTCCCCGGACGGCGCTGGAAAGACCCCGCTCTCGAGCAGCCGTTCGATCCGCTCCCGCAGGGCCTGGATCTCCTTGGGGGTTATGTGCTCGCCCAGCCGGTCGGCGAGATCACCGTCCAGTTCCCCGCGCAGCCGTTCGAGGGAGCGCACCTCCGTGGCGTCGAGACCTCGCCCCAACCAACCCCACAGCACGGTCCGGAGTTTCTCGTCGGCGTTGAGGCTCACGCCGTGGTCGATGCCCAGCACCCGCCCGCCGGGGGTGAACAGCACGTGCCCGCCCTTCCGGTCGGCGTTGTTGATCACCACGTCGAACAGGGCCAGCCGCCGGAGCTCCTCGTGATCGGAGTGCGCGAGCACGACCGGTTCGCCCTGGTCGTCCCGCGCGTGCAGCACGGTCAGCCAGTTCGACGGCACGTCCTCGGGGGAGCGAACGTCGACCAGCTCGGAGTCCGGTTCGGTGTCGACCCACAACTGCACCATGCCGGGCCCGTGCGGCCCCTCACGTAACAGCGTAGGTGGCACCAGGTTCCAGCCGAGCGCCTCGGAAAGCAGGTAAGACGCGACCTCCCTTCCCGCCAACGTGCCGTCCGGGAAGTCCCACAACGGTCGCTCACCGCGCACCGGCTTGTACACGCACTCGGCTCGCGCGTCCCCGCCCTCGACCGAGCACAGCAGCGTGGCGTTGGAGGCCTCGACCAGCCGCCCCCGCACCTCGAGCCGCCCCTCGCGCAGCAACTCGACAGCGACGTCGTCGGCGAGCACGACGCGCTACTCCTCTTCCGAACGGCGATAACCGTTCTGCCTGGGGCAGATGTGTCCTTCCGGGTCGAGCGGCTCCGAGCACAACGGGCAGGGCTTCCTGCCCGCCTCGATCACCCGTTGGGCGCGTTCGGCGAAGGCCCGTGCGTGCGCGGCGCTGAGGAAGACCCTGACCGCGTCCGGCCCCTCCTCGGTGTCGTCGAGCACCACCGACTCGTCGACCTCCTCCTCGGTGACCGCGAGCAGTTCCACGACCACCGCCTCGGTCTCGGCGTCCCAGC
The nucleotide sequence above comes from Actinopolyspora erythraea. Encoded proteins:
- a CDS encoding PAC2 family protein codes for the protein MSVPAPPAGFTLEDSIIICAFEGWNDGGDAASTAVEHLQLTWDATSWTEIDPDPYYDFQVSRPSVKLVDGVTREVSWPTTRLSVCRPPGCSRDVVLIHGIEPNMRWGAFCSELLAHIERAGASTVVSLGALLADAPHTRPIPVTGTAYDAESASRFGLERSRYEGPTGILGIFQDACVQAGIPAISFWAAVPHYVSQPPSPKATLALLHRVEEVLDLEVPLNNLPEQAEEWENTVSEMAEEDEDVRNYVRALEERGDAENSLSETSGEAIAAEFERYLRRRGPGGPGGAGGRGKGPTGPGKS
- a CDS encoding styrene monooxygenase/indole monooxygenase family protein, translated to MRKILIVGAGQAGLQIGLCLLEHGYDVTVMSARTPEEIRGGRVMSTQAMFHTALQHERDYKLNLWEGRAPRIQGLGVSIAAEDGARALDWVGMLDDYGQSVDQRMKMAGWLELFEDNGGKVIFHGVTTSDLDSLTRHYELVLVAAGKGELVQLFGRDPDRSPYNTPQRVLSVSYVHGAERRPEHPDMDAVRFNVVPGVGELFVIPGLTLSGPCEIPFFEGIPGGPLDCWSDRPAPDDHWRRMLELMRQYVPWEYERFKHAELTDSQATLSGGYAPVVRHPVGQLPSGGTVLGMADVVVANDPITGQGSNNASRCAASYLDSILERGDEPFDSDWMRRTFERYWSIAEPVTTWTNAMLQPPLPHMLDIFSRAADNASIRKRFVNGFDNPADFGNWFLDPELAEQYLREVDG
- a CDS encoding GTP-binding protein — its product is MASTSSPRDHAELMLSAKIVVAGGFGVGKTTFVSSVSEIAPLNTEAWMTEASEGVDDLDPEGEKTTTTVAMDFGRIQLHPDLMLYLFGTPGQSRFWFLWDDLARGALGAVVLVDTRRIEESFAAINYFEHDSDIPFVVAVNLFDGRLTHELEEIREALAVGPDVPLITCDARDSVSTVDALRALVTHTMRLNVTHGAA
- a CDS encoding DUF742 domain-containing protein, which produces MVTNSQTQRESRSSRVRPYALTHGRTRTRHQLLVETMISVPDYDTEFSQKLLPESRAVYERARSPISLAELSASLDISLGVIRVLVSDLATEGAIVIHPTGQAYSYDHNILERILDGLNKLSA
- a CDS encoding roadblock/LC7 domain-containing protein encodes the protein MTAAENNAQSANFDWLVDDFVHRVHGATHALILSADGLPLAASTSVTNDEAEQLAAISSGMLSLAHNGSALFDKGGCEQIILRLRHGYFLFMGIGTGAGLAVLTSAEAQMRVVAYEMTQFVENTGHALTPEVRADLRRVVTARRPSD
- a CDS encoding sensor histidine kinase; its protein translation is MVSRVWDMLERSRRSLRDGAARQRLEGSTRQLLQRSRDTVAQIIGPASSREPSSQDVLAGVCSSVALRDLNLVDSLLEQLEQMESEEDDPESLDRLYRLDHLATRLRRNGENLRVLAGRDAGGANPETASLVDVIRAGMSSIEHYSRVEIGRVSELGVVGFAADDVSRLLAELLDNATAHSPPNSSVSISAHLTEQGSMMVRVEDAGIGLPAARLSALNERLASAPVLDRDAVRHMGLAVVRRLSSRHGIRVWLARRAPHGTTASVLLPDSLVHQSVSPRGGSQRRSAVAEPAIPDMRSSPGSGEASTSAGVEHRPSGTEVRMDTPSVAAEPVWPSEDQAAAQRNQQQPATTANGLPRRVSRSLKESASGGRGQAVAASASDDDGTERDIRESHQQLLADLGDFTAGEREARQGQHNDNDDAERPQQ
- the mshC gene encoding cysteine--1-D-myo-inosityl 2-amino-2-deoxy-alpha-D-glucopyranoside ligase; protein product: MQPWSSVSVPSLPGTPHPLRLFDTATGEVRPVGAGSRVRMYVCGITPYDATHLGHAATYVAYDLVHRIWLDNGSDVHYVQNVTDIDDPLLERAAHDNEDWVVLGMRETALFREDMAALRVLPPRDFIGAVESIPEIEQAVTKLLSSGAAYRVDHEFPDVYFRHDATGRLGYESRYSRGEMAEVFPERGGDPDRPGKEHPLDALLWRMARPDEPSWESELGAGRPGWHLECSVIALNRLGIGFDLQGGGSDLAFPHHEFSAAHAEALTGQHPFAGHYSHAGMVGLDGQKMSKSKGNLVFVSRLRGDRVDPMAIRLALLSGHYRSDRSWNADLLTNGAARLARWRQAVELSKGPAAESTLDLLRERLSDDLDTEGALRAVDAWVDEALCGSGEDTSAPATVRDAVDALLGVVL
- a CDS encoding MBL fold metallo-hydrolase yields the protein MAIRFPRGTTFTDRLVGPLPRFGDVLRFMWTDEVPRRSELDPLLVPVSHAPLPAIGPRQAALTWIGHATYLLRVAGTGVVTDPVWSRRIPGVPRRLSEPGLEFARLPPVDVVLISHDHYDHLDAPTIERFPRDVTVLVPLGLGSWFTARGFTAVTEFDWWESARIGALRFDFVPARHWSRRGPADFCRSLWGGWLVTAPNGLRFYHAGDTGYGRHFERIGRAYPGIDVAMLPIGAYHPIGVMRPVHLTPEDAVAAALDLGASRLASMHWATFPLTREPVLQPLERLRAAWFGAGGLPERLWDMAVGETRTLRS
- a CDS encoding SCO1664 family protein — translated: MLADDVAVELLREGRLEVRGRLVEASNATLLCSVEGGDARAECVYKPVRGERPLWDFPDGTLAGREVASYLLSEALGWNLVPPTLLREGPHGPGMVQLWVDTEPDSELVDVRSPEDVPSNWLTVLHARDDQGEPVVLAHSDHEELRRLALFDVVINNADRKGGHVLFTPGGRVLGIDHGVSLNADEKLRTVLWGWLGRGLDATEVRSLERLRGELDGDLADRLGEHITPKEIQALRERIERLLESGVFPAPSGEWPAIPWPPF